The genomic stretch aattgtggcGGAAAACGGTGAATTACTCGAAGCTTCATCTGTTCACAATGCACGTTAGTAACATCTCctggtcagcaataaatagcagCGTGTGATTATCAGACTTGTTTTTTTCTCAACTATTTTAATCAGAATTCCGTGGCGCAGCGGTACATCTTTGGCTTTGTTAGCCTATAATCAGTGGGAATACCTGCATCATGCTTCCCTTTATATTCCTtataaatataaacgcaacaagataatccatccatttgacaggtgtggcatatcaagaatctgatttaaacagcatgatcattacacaggtgaactttgtgctggggacaataaaaggccacaatgttttgagggagtgtgcaattgccatgctgactgcaggaatgtccaccagagctgttgccagagaattgaatgttaatttatctaccataaactgcctccaaagtcattttggagaatttggcagtacgtccaaccagcctcacaacagcagaccacgtgtaaccacgccagcccaggacctccacttccggcttctttacctgcacccctgcctagtcatgtgaaatccatagattagggcctaatttattcatttcaattgactgatttccttatatgaactgtaactcagtaaaatctttgaaatcgttgcatgttgcgtttctacttttgttcagtatataaaaaacaaaacaacggaatctatggcattatttactatgcttaagacagaagctaatactacatttacatttacgtcatttagcagacgctcttatccagagcgacttacaaataggtgcattcaccttatagccagtgggataaccactttacaattttttttttggggtggggggtttggggtaaggggggtagaaaggattactttatcctatcccaggtattccttaaagaggtggggtttcaaatgtctccgtagtgactccgctgtcctgtcgtcgtgagggagcttgttccaccattggggtgccagagcagcgaacagttttgactgggctgagcgggaactatgcttccgcagaggtaggggagccagcaggccagaggtggatgaacgcaatgccctcgtttgggtgtagggactgatcagagcctgaaggtacggaggtgccgttcccctcacagctccgtaggcaagcaccgtggtcttgtagcagatgcgagcttcaactggaagccagtggagtgtgcggaggagcgggggtgacgtggagagaacttgggaaggttgaacaccagacgggctgcggcattctgggtgagttgtaggggtttaatggcacaggcagggagcccagccaacagcgagttgcagtaatccagacgggagatgacaagtgcctggattaggacctgtgccgcttcctgtgtaaggcagggtcgtactctcagaatgttgtagagcatgaacctacaggatcgggtcaccgccttgatgttagcggagaacgacagggtgttgtccagggtcacgccaaggctcttcgcactctgggaggaggacacaacggagttgtcaaccgtgatggcgagatcatggaacaggcagtccttccccgggaggaagagcagctccgtcttgccaaggttcggcttgaggtggtgatccgtcatccatactgatatgtctgccagacatgcagagatgcgattcgccacctggttatcagaagggggaaaggagaagattagttgtgtcgtcagcgtagcaatgataggagaggccatgtgaggatatgacagagccaaggtactaaataaaacaaatgattTGAACAGTGCAAAAAGTGTGGTTTCACATAAAACCATTTTTGAAATAGTGTGTCTTCAACCTCATACCCTCACGTCCCTGAATGTTCTGTACTCCCTACCTGCTAAGCTACCAGTCAGGGTAACGCCttgatcacaccgacagcgtcattgcattttagtacaccagaagtacattcatttccaaaggaacgctgcatttgccttgcagcattgcgttgcagtgcgttctgtttggtatgcatcaaactgtatgcgcagaaggtgaatgttgaacttttgttgcacacatatccagatgatgctgcataccatTTTGTGCAATAACGCTGTAGGTGTGATCGAGGTGTAAACTTCTTCTTTGAGGTTTATTGGCAGACTACACTCATAAGGTGTATTGGCGCCACCTACTGTACGAGGTAGTAAAAAAAGAAATCCCTAAAAACAAAAGCTGTTTTAGAGTAAACCTTTAGTTCAAAATACGAACTATATTTGTAAGTACGTGTCCAGTATAGAGGTCGGTGTTTGAAAGCAGCTTGGAATCGAAGAAAGCACCGGAACCACAACGAAATCAGTGGGATCTCTTATTTTGCAACACATGGTTTGAAAAAGCACGTGATCAAATGAAGCTTCGGCTGTCATTGATGAtgtacttctgataaagtgatacgcatcggcacactgcttcgaagttATGCCTCTCACACCTACAGTGTTATTGCGCAAAATGGaatgcagcatcatctggatatgtgtgcaacaaaagttcaacattcaccttctgctaccatttctgtcaagctgtCTACCCATACAATTTGATGCATATCTTTGATAAATcaaacgtatgcaccacacagaacgtacTACAATTGGAtatgcaacgcaatgctgcaaggcaaacacagCGTTCCATTTGAAATTAacgtacttctggtgtaccaaaacgctgtcggtgtgatcgagacGTTAGCTGCTTAGCGATTTCGAATCATGCCTCAGAGCTCCGGTATCAAACATAAACAGTAGTAACTATGGTATGAGATGCTAGCTAGCTCGCTAGTCAAACTCTAACTCATCTCAATAGTTATCACATGATTCATGAATGAATTCCAAACCATCACAACACACCAGCCTTTAAAGCTCTACTGTAATAATATATTTGGACTTGCTTGTACCATTTACCTACCTCCCTTTAATATAGTTCTAAATGCAATGTTAATTTGAAGCTTTACATCTTAGTTTACAAACTCTCCTATGATAACAAAAACGCATTTATTATTATATGGTAAAACActacttttttctttctttttgtaCTTAGCTTGCATTTACTATACTTAATTTTCTTACTTCTTTTACCTTTAACATCAGttgattttgtgtgtgtctggtgtagGGGATGGAGATAGACTACCGACCAGAGGACTCAGCTGTTTCCTTGCTTGACGAAGACTGTATTAATCACATGAAGGACATGAGGTTGGAAGCAGAGGCAGTGGTCAATGATGTGCTATTCGCCGTGGCCAAAATGTACGTGTCCCAAAATCTGGACAGTGTTTTGGATGTGGCCTACATAAACGTGGAAACGAGAGAGGGAAATCGCTATTGCCTTGAGCTCACAGAAGCCGGTTTAAGGGTGAGGGATATCGACAATATTGACTTGATGCTGTGATTCAATTTGTGCTGTTGAACTGTTATTCTGTGTAGGCCTATATGATTGACCGCTCTATGTTTGACCTTACAGGTGGTTGGCTACGCCTTCGACCAGGTGGATGAGAGCTTGAGCACCCAGTACTATGAGACTGTTTATTCGCTGCTGGACACCCTCAGCCCAGGTTACAGAGAAGCCTTTGGGAACGCCCTGCTACAGAGATTGGAGAGGCTGCAGCAAAATGGACAATAGAAAAGACAGTGTAGCTAATGATGTGGAAGTGAAACAAGGCTTGTTGGGACATCAATTGTACTATCTGAATACAAACATAGAAACCTTTCTGATTAGGTTATGATTTACCGGACATCCATCTGGCTGCTACTACGATTGTATTCacatggggaggggaggggaggggggggggaggaggatgtaTTTTAACGGAGTATGCAAGCACACTCGTTCGcctagccgaactgaagcatgctgacgccttaagccccttcatcggtgattggtcaacgatactactcctagtaggagtgggaacatgaagtgtttgttgtcattcaatgagagacgactagttttcatgcacattcTTTCATTGCACCAAACATTTTAGCTAGATGTAGAATTGCGCAACTTAAGacctcctcggcaaaaacgtcaaaattaatgacagatttcttgatttatcctAGATTGTCTGACTATTTTGATGAAGTGTTtctggctatgttgttgctacggCTTCTCAATATGGACAAACAGTAATATTGGCGCTTTTTTCTCGTTACCAAGCGAAGGTCTTTAGGGAGTATGAGAGCACAGACGGTCCCTTCGCCTACCCATGTATGCGGACACCTTTAGGCAAACAATTAAAGCACCTGAAGATGAGTTGAAGAGGATGTATCATTGATAAACCTATTTGTTTTGGATATGGAACATAAACTGCTTTTAgttcctcagtaaaaagcacaatatacagtggcttgcaaaagtattcaccccccttggcatttttcctattttgttgccttacaacctggaattaaaatggatttttggggggggtttgtatcatttgatttacataacatgcctaccactttgaagatgcaaaatatttttggtgaagcaaacaagaaataagacaaaaaaacagaacttgggcgtgcataactattcacccccccaaattcaatactttgtagagccaccttttgcagcaattacagctgcaagtctctttgggtatgtctctataagcttggcacatctaaccactaggatttttgcccattcttcaaggcaaaactgctccagctccttcaagttggatgggttctgctggtgtacagcaatctttaagtcataccacagattctcaattggattgaggtctgggctttgactaggccattccaagacatttaaatgtttccccttcaaccactcaa from Coregonus clupeaformis isolate EN_2021a chromosome 29, ASM2061545v1, whole genome shotgun sequence encodes the following:
- the LOC121544363 gene encoding GSK3-beta interaction protein isoform X1, with product MHGMEIDYRPEDSAVSLLDEDCINHMKDMRLEAEAVVNDVLFAVAKMYVSQNLDSVLDVAYINVETREGNRYCLELTEAGLRVVGYAFDQVDESLSTQYYETVYSLLDTLSPGYREAFGNALLQRLERLQQNGQ
- the LOC121544363 gene encoding GSK3-beta interaction protein isoform X2 produces the protein MEIDYRPEDSAVSLLDEDCINHMKDMRLEAEAVVNDVLFAVAKMYVSQNLDSVLDVAYINVETREGNRYCLELTEAGLRVVGYAFDQVDESLSTQYYETVYSLLDTLSPGYREAFGNALLQRLERLQQNGQ